The following coding sequences lie in one Chryseobacterium shigense genomic window:
- a CDS encoding T9SS type B sorting domain-containing protein: protein MKRFLLSLVLLLLSVNTLFAQRDTEHWFAPMAAKPTAMLNLKQALYFSTDSTTPFPVEIYSNNILLGTVTISKGDPKTYELTTTNMDKMVTNLPADMFIPIGKGIYTKGAKPYYANFRFSVTSHGEILTSKGKAGIGKKFYVASTPMTGQSITFLNFTAGVLATEDNTTVTVSGYSPGLQFTNGTTGTTNPTMTFTLNKGQAYIIEGRDNTGTNATGFIGAKIESNKPVSVTNGNFNGQFALPSSAGSGGSDIIMDQSVPTDRLGNEFVLVKGNGDNNDGDEDALIIATEDNTEVYLNGSTTPIQTLNAGQWARVGEGPGGTYVFPYIDQGSSHFNMHIKTSKNAYVYQLLAGLPNSTATEGFNYIPPLNCFLPRKIDEIGLINELPETSSSGTKNVKLNILTETGAIVNVTMNGAPPPTIQGPFPVTGTTAWVSYSVPNAIGNVTVTSSKAVTAGISAGSGAVGYGGYFAGFSSIPVIAKKSGECAPGIVLEVDDSYEGYQWFLNGTAIPGATANTFSPATSGNYTVKVSMGSCPPVTTPIYKVFTCLKLTTQTLSACSTKVITPAFTSSTQTPVPGTLVIITAPTHGTAVVNSNGTITYTPTANYYGPDQIVYKFCGNATEFIDCEQVTLNLTVVPFVVRDAVISACQYDVDPYAYFDLTKASVTDYGAVTKKYYPTMADLTAGTNEITTPQNYPSAGGYVYVKITTNEGCTANAKIQLIALPIKKSPLLVDQYICADSTTNLDAGPGYDSYLWSTGATTSSIQNVGIGEYTVILGKNGCLLPQIVRVRKAEDPVITKIEISNTTATVIVNGGKPPYKYAIDSPTTWQDSNVFIGLTRGQHTFYVKDAYNCDPTTVEVTIPNLVNAITPNGDNKNDFIDYSELAYKENLSFVIYDRYGNMIFTGNKFNNYKWDGKHYDKKLVTGTYWYHINWNESNKEKTPINYTGWILVKNIE, encoded by the coding sequence ATGAAAAGATTTCTACTCAGCTTAGTATTACTTCTTTTATCAGTAAACACACTCTTTGCACAAAGAGATACGGAACACTGGTTTGCGCCTATGGCAGCAAAGCCCACTGCTATGCTAAATCTTAAGCAGGCCTTGTATTTTTCTACGGATTCCACTACACCGTTTCCTGTAGAAATATACAGCAATAACATACTGCTTGGAACAGTCACCATATCTAAAGGGGACCCTAAAACGTATGAGCTTACCACAACTAATATGGATAAGATGGTTACCAATCTTCCGGCTGATATGTTTATACCCATTGGTAAAGGAATCTATACAAAAGGAGCGAAACCATATTATGCCAATTTCAGGTTTAGTGTTACCAGCCACGGAGAAATATTAACTTCTAAAGGAAAAGCCGGAATCGGAAAAAAATTCTATGTTGCTTCTACCCCAATGACCGGCCAGTCCATTACTTTTTTAAATTTCACTGCCGGCGTTTTGGCTACTGAAGATAATACTACAGTTACCGTTTCCGGATACAGCCCGGGACTGCAGTTTACCAATGGTACTACGGGAACCACGAATCCAACAATGACATTCACCCTTAATAAAGGACAAGCATATATTATTGAAGGCAGGGACAATACAGGAACTAATGCCACAGGTTTTATCGGTGCCAAAATTGAATCCAATAAGCCGGTATCTGTTACAAATGGTAACTTCAACGGCCAGTTTGCCTTACCTTCAAGTGCAGGATCAGGAGGTTCCGATATTATTATGGACCAGTCCGTTCCTACTGATCGATTAGGAAATGAATTCGTTCTTGTAAAAGGAAACGGAGACAACAATGACGGAGATGAAGACGCATTGATTATTGCCACTGAGGATAATACAGAGGTTTACCTTAACGGATCTACTACCCCTATCCAAACATTGAATGCAGGACAGTGGGCAAGAGTAGGTGAAGGGCCTGGAGGAACTTATGTATTCCCATATATCGACCAGGGGAGTTCTCACTTCAATATGCACATTAAAACTTCAAAGAATGCCTATGTATATCAGCTTCTGGCTGGTCTTCCCAACAGTACGGCAACAGAAGGATTCAATTATATCCCGCCTTTGAACTGTTTCTTACCTAGAAAAATTGATGAAATAGGATTAATCAATGAGCTTCCTGAAACCAGTTCAAGTGGTACAAAAAATGTTAAATTAAATATCCTTACTGAAACAGGGGCAATTGTTAATGTTACCATGAACGGAGCTCCTCCTCCAACAATACAGGGGCCTTTTCCTGTAACAGGAACTACAGCATGGGTATCTTATTCTGTTCCCAATGCAATAGGAAATGTTACCGTTACTTCTTCAAAAGCAGTTACTGCAGGGATTTCTGCAGGTAGTGGTGCTGTAGGATACGGTGGATACTTTGCGGGATTCTCATCCATCCCTGTAATTGCAAAAAAATCAGGAGAATGTGCTCCAGGCATCGTTCTTGAAGTGGATGACAGCTATGAAGGTTACCAGTGGTTCCTAAACGGAACAGCTATCCCTGGGGCAACAGCCAATACATTTTCACCGGCAACTTCCGGGAACTATACGGTAAAAGTATCAATGGGCTCATGTCCGCCAGTTACAACACCAATCTATAAGGTATTTACCTGTTTAAAACTGACAACACAAACACTGAGTGCATGTTCTACAAAAGTAATTACACCTGCATTTACATCTTCAACACAAACTCCGGTACCAGGCACATTGGTAATTATTACAGCACCAACACATGGTACAGCTGTAGTAAATTCGAACGGAACAATCACTTACACTCCTACTGCCAACTATTACGGCCCGGATCAGATTGTATATAAATTCTGTGGTAATGCTACTGAATTTATCGATTGTGAGCAGGTGACTTTAAACCTTACTGTAGTACCATTTGTAGTGAGAGACGCAGTAATAAGTGCGTGCCAATATGACGTGGATCCATATGCTTATTTTGATCTTACCAAAGCCAGTGTTACTGATTATGGTGCAGTAACTAAAAAATATTATCCTACAATGGCTGATCTTACTGCAGGAACCAATGAGATTACTACTCCTCAAAATTACCCATCTGCAGGAGGATACGTTTATGTAAAAATTACCACCAACGAAGGATGTACGGCCAATGCAAAAATTCAGTTAATTGCCCTTCCAATCAAAAAATCACCACTCCTTGTTGACCAGTATATTTGTGCAGACAGTACAACCAACCTGGATGCAGGTCCGGGATATGATTCTTACTTATGGAGTACAGGAGCTACAACATCTTCTATTCAAAATGTAGGAATTGGAGAATATACTGTAATCTTAGGTAAAAACGGATGTCTGCTTCCACAGATCGTAAGAGTAAGAAAAGCGGAAGATCCGGTAATTACCAAAATTGAAATTTCCAACACAACGGCAACAGTTATTGTAAACGGTGGAAAACCTCCATACAAATATGCGATAGACTCACCAACCACTTGGCAGGACTCTAACGTATTTATAGGATTAACAAGAGGACAGCACACTTTCTATGTAAAAGATGCTTATAATTGTGATCCTACTACTGTGGAAGTAACAATCCCGAATTTAGTAAACGCCATTACTCCTAACGGAGATAATAAAAATGACTTTATAGATTACAGCGAGTTGGCTTATAAAGAAAACCTTTCTTTTGTAATTTATGACAGATACGGCAACATGATATTCACCGGAAATAAATTCAACAACTACAAGTGGGACGGAAAACATTATGACAAGAAACTTGTAACCGGAACATATTGGTATCATATCAACTGGAATGAATCCAATAAAGAGAAAACCCCTATTAATTACACCGGATGGATTTTAGTTAAAAATATTGAATAA
- a CDS encoding T9SS type B sorting domain-containing protein has translation MKSFLLTLFLLFSTANSLFAQRDTEHWFAPMAARSTNVISPQQALYFSTDSTTPFPVEIYSNNILLGTVTVSKGAPQTFNIPLGSIITSNTSELFTPVSKGLYTKGTKPYFATFRFSVSSHGEILTSKGKAGIGKKFYAVVSPIENPVVALNFTTGVMATEDNTTVTVSDYSPDVEFTNGWTGVTNPSLTFTLNKGQSYIIEGVGDKAGNKEGFIGAKIEADKPISVTNGNFNGQFAIIPPGSFYDGADIVMDQSVPTDRLGNEFVLVKGNGDISERMEDALIVATEGGTQVFINNGATPVVTLSEGESYRVNKLNNTNYISQGNNHYNMYIKTTKNVYVYQLLAGVSNSNATVGFNYIPPLNCYLPRKIDEIGNINILPPTTNSVKLNILTETGAAVTVNGATPPAAQGPYPVSGTSSWVSYSVPNVTGNVTITSSKAVTAGISGGSGVVGYGGYFAGFSSIPVIAKQTGDCIPGIVLELDDSFDSYQWFRDNTPIAGATTNSYIPTQSGNYTVKITVGSCPPVTTPVYKVFTCLTETTSNQTVCDGVKLIVPTFTNSTQSVVPGSVIIVTPPVNGNAVIDPATGVISYAPAYNYVGPDSFVYKFCGNNPDFTDCEEVTLNLTVSESPIVNNASLRTCYLEANPATGLFNLTNASVTTQVGVTKKYYPSPTDADNSTNEILNPANYIAPTGVAYVKVINANGCYRIAEVSLTVLPPVKSTVLVDKIICVEDKTTLDAGPGFNGYEWSTGATTQAIQNVGVGTYWVKLKTGDCITLQTVKVYASEQPVVTNIDISNTTVTVYATGGNPPYQYSLDNILWQDSNIFTDVARGISAVYVKDSYNCDPIKVEITIPNLINAITPNDDGVNDVLDYSLLSGKKNLEFTIFDRYGSKIFQGDQSNGYKWNGTLGGSKRVPTGNYWFDIHWNEPTGKQTAVKYTGWILVKSRE, from the coding sequence ATGAAATCTTTTTTACTAACTCTTTTTTTGCTGTTCTCAACAGCTAATTCTCTTTTTGCGCAAAGAGATACGGAGCATTGGTTTGCTCCAATGGCAGCGCGAAGTACCAATGTTATAAGCCCGCAACAGGCACTGTATTTTTCAACAGACTCCACTACTCCGTTTCCGGTGGAAATTTACAGTAACAATATCCTGCTGGGAACTGTAACAGTATCCAAAGGCGCTCCACAAACATTCAACATTCCTTTAGGAAGTATCATTACAAGCAATACTTCTGAACTGTTCACCCCGGTAAGCAAAGGACTGTACACCAAAGGAACAAAACCTTATTTTGCAACCTTCAGGTTTTCTGTAAGCAGCCACGGTGAAATCCTGACTTCCAAAGGAAAAGCTGGAATCGGTAAAAAGTTTTATGCAGTAGTTTCGCCCATAGAAAATCCTGTTGTCGCCCTGAATTTCACCACCGGTGTAATGGCCACAGAGGACAATACTACGGTTACTGTCTCAGACTATTCTCCCGATGTAGAGTTTACCAACGGATGGACAGGGGTAACCAATCCTTCCCTGACATTCACCCTGAATAAAGGTCAGTCCTATATTATTGAAGGAGTTGGCGATAAAGCGGGAAACAAAGAAGGCTTTATCGGTGCTAAAATAGAGGCCGACAAACCTATTTCCGTAACGAATGGGAATTTCAACGGTCAGTTTGCCATCATCCCGCCCGGTTCATTTTACGACGGGGCTGACATTGTAATGGATCAATCTGTTCCGACCGACAGACTAGGTAATGAATTCGTTCTTGTAAAAGGAAACGGAGACATCAGCGAAAGAATGGAAGATGCCCTGATCGTTGCAACCGAAGGTGGTACGCAGGTATTCATTAATAACGGAGCAACACCGGTAGTCACTTTAAGCGAAGGCGAAAGCTACAGGGTAAACAAACTGAACAATACCAATTACATCAGTCAGGGGAATAACCACTACAATATGTACATTAAAACAACTAAAAATGTGTATGTATACCAATTGCTGGCAGGTGTTTCCAACAGTAATGCCACAGTGGGGTTCAATTACATTCCTCCTTTGAACTGTTACCTTCCGAGAAAAATTGATGAAATAGGCAACATTAATATCCTGCCTCCTACTACCAACAGTGTTAAGCTTAATATCCTGACAGAAACAGGAGCTGCCGTTACAGTAAACGGAGCTACTCCTCCTGCCGCCCAGGGCCCATATCCTGTATCCGGAACCTCATCATGGGTATCCTACTCTGTACCGAACGTTACCGGAAATGTAACGATCACTTCTTCGAAAGCAGTAACCGCAGGGATCTCCGGGGGAAGTGGTGTAGTGGGTTATGGCGGATATTTCGCCGGCTTCTCTTCTATTCCGGTGATTGCCAAACAGACTGGCGACTGTATTCCCGGAATTGTACTGGAACTGGATGACAGCTTTGATTCTTATCAATGGTTCAGGGATAATACACCCATTGCCGGAGCCACAACCAATTCCTATATTCCGACACAGTCAGGAAACTATACCGTAAAAATAACGGTAGGCTCCTGCCCTCCTGTAACTACTCCTGTATACAAAGTATTTACTTGTCTTACAGAAACCACATCAAACCAAACTGTATGTGATGGCGTTAAACTTATTGTCCCGACATTTACAAATTCTACCCAATCGGTAGTCCCTGGCAGTGTAATTATCGTAACACCACCTGTTAACGGTAATGCGGTAATTGATCCGGCTACAGGGGTTATCAGTTATGCTCCTGCTTATAATTATGTGGGACCTGATTCTTTTGTTTATAAATTTTGCGGCAATAACCCAGACTTTACAGACTGTGAGGAAGTAACACTCAATTTAACAGTTTCTGAAAGTCCTATCGTTAACAATGCATCTCTAAGAACGTGTTATTTAGAGGCCAATCCGGCTACAGGGTTATTTAATCTTACTAATGCATCGGTAACCACACAGGTTGGAGTTACCAAAAAATATTATCCTTCCCCTACAGATGCCGATAACAGCACGAATGAAATCCTGAATCCGGCTAATTATATTGCCCCTACCGGAGTGGCTTATGTAAAGGTAATCAATGCCAACGGCTGCTACAGAATTGCAGAAGTTTCACTTACCGTTCTTCCACCTGTAAAATCTACTGTTCTTGTTGATAAAATTATTTGTGTAGAAGATAAAACAACACTTGACGCAGGCCCCGGCTTTAATGGATATGAATGGAGTACGGGTGCAACCACACAGGCAATCCAGAATGTAGGAGTAGGAACCTATTGGGTAAAACTGAAAACCGGAGACTGTATCACTTTGCAGACAGTAAAAGTATACGCCTCCGAACAGCCGGTTGTCACCAATATTGACATTTCAAATACTACGGTTACGGTATATGCAACAGGCGGAAATCCTCCATACCAATATTCACTTGATAATATCCTGTGGCAGGATTCCAATATCTTCACAGATGTGGCGAGAGGAATATCGGCTGTGTACGTAAAAGATAGTTATAACTGCGACCCGATTAAAGTGGAAATCACCATTCCTAACCTGATCAATGCAATTACCCCTAACGATGACGGGGTAAATGATGTTCTTGATTATTCATTATTATCAGGTAAGAAGAATCTGGAGTTCACTATTTTTGACAGATACGGCAGCAAAATATTCCAGGGAGATCAATCAAACGGATATAAATGGAACGGAACATTAGGCGGAAGCAAAAGAGTTCCTACCGGAAACTACTGGTTTGACATTCACTGGAACGAACCTACTGGTAAACAGACTGCTGTAAAATACACCGGGTGGATTCTTGTTAAAAGCAGAGAATAA